Proteins encoded within one genomic window of Hermetia illucens chromosome 2, iHerIll2.2.curated.20191125, whole genome shotgun sequence:
- the LOC119649204 gene encoding L-lactate dehydrogenase-like, with the protein MAAFSTDFFMEKVSAKRATFDRKVTIVGADKVGTACANALLNRKVASEICIVDTHHSSVLAEILDIQHGATFVNNAKVTGGKDYSLSSGSQVIIIATDATHKTRESRPDIIQRNIHVMKDVIPKIMAHNKNPILLILGRPCEVMTFLAWKVSGLPKNRVFGIGTSIDTARFRYFLSERLGVAPTECTGWIIGEEGDLSIPVWSSLNVGGIRLRDVYPNIGKQDKDKDNWASLHKQVVDVSYEILESKGYANWGVSMACATIVHDIFNNTGCIRAVCTAAMNQYGIDKNIFLSFPSVITSDGVTNVVKLPLDQDEVAKIQEVARNVYKKMCQLKV; encoded by the exons atggccgCTTTCTCAACAGATTTTTTCATGGAGAAAGTGTCCGCCAAAAGGGCTACATTTGATCGAAAAGTTACAATTGTTGGGGCTGATAAAGTGGGGACAGCGTGTGCCAATGCTCTCCTGAATAGGAAAGTCGCTTCGGAAATTTGCATAGTAGACACACATCACTCATCGGTATTGgctgaaattctggacatacaACATGGAGCTACTTTTGTGAACAATGCTAAAGTCACGGGAGGCAAAG ATTACTCTCTTTCAAGTGGTTCGCAAGTCATTATAATTGCGACAGATGCAACTCACAAGACCCGCGAATCACGACCAGATATTATACAACGTAACATTCACGTCATGAAGGACGTTATCCCAAAGATAATGGCACATAACAAGAACCCAATTTTGCTCATTCTCGGCAGACCTTGCGAAGTGATGACCTTCCTAGCATggaaagtatctggtttgccaAAGAACAGAGTCTTCGGTATAGGCACCTCCATAGACACTGCAAGATTTAGGTATTTCCTATCAGAACGACTCGGCGTAGCTCCAACGGAATGCACGGGGTGGATAATTGGTGAAGAAGGTGACCTTAGCATTCCAGTCTGGTCCAGTTTGAACGTTGGGGGCATTAGACTGCGTGATGTCTATCCAAACATAGGAAAACAAGACAAGGACAAGGATAACTGGGCAAGCCTTCATAAGCAAGTGGTGGATGTGAGTTATGAAATTCTTGAATCGAAGGGATATGCGAATTGGGGTGTATCCATGGCTTGTGCAACCATCGTTCACGATATCTTTAATAATACAGGATGCATTCGAGCTGTCTGTACTGCGGCCATG AACCAATATGGAATCGACAAAAACATTTTCTTATCCTTTCCCTCTGTGATTACATCTGATGGAGTTACGAACGTTGTCAAGCTTCCTTTGGATCAGGACGAAGTCGCTAAAAttcaagaagttgccagaaacgTGTATAAGAAAATGTGTCAGCTTAAGGTTTAG